From the Bacillus sp. FJAT-22090 genome, the window AAAAATGAACCGATTCAACAAGTGATTCGACCATTCGATACGGTGTATAAAGAAACACCAAACAGTGTGATACAAAATAAGCTTTTTTCTTCGCAAACAACTCCTTTTAATGCCTATGAATGGCAAGATGTACATGTACAAGGCTTTTACGGAGAGCATGTTATTGATGTGACACAAACAGTTCTACCAAAGGGTACTTCCTTTATTTCCATACGCCAGTCGCTTGGAAAAGTTACCATTTATGTACCTTATGAAGTTCCAGTGAGACTCCATTACGCAACTATTATCGGAGAGGCGAATATATTTGGTCGAGGGCTTCAACGTTTGTGGAATCAATCGGTCGTATTAAAAGATGGTTATCAAGAGGATGTTAGCTATGCTTCTGAACTTGTCGTTACTGTATCGACATGGATTGGGGATATTGAGGTGATCCGTAAATGAAAATACTTTTGGGTCAAGGCTTTTCCCTCTTTATTATATTAATGGCTTTAGCAGCATTATTACTCTATGCACTGTGGGGCTGGCCAAACGATAATGCATGGTGGTCATTGCTTGAGACTACTTACGCAGAAGTACCATTAGGTGCTTGGATTATTATCATACTAGCGTTTATGAGTTTTAGTTTTTCTTTGAATACTCTTCAAAAGGTTCGTGACCAGGAAAAGAAAATAGAATCTAGCTTGAGACCTTTATTAGAAGCAGAAACGTCCCTACCAAACAATAAAAAGTTCGCATATTCGAAAAGATTACATGTCACAACCAATCAATTAGAGCAGCTCATATTGACCCAGCGGAAAACCTTGCAGCGTATTACAAATGAAAAAGCAGAAGCACAAGATAAGCTTATTCAGGAACGAATCGTACAAGAAAGACAACGCTTGGCTAGGGAGCTGCATGATTCGGTTTCACAACAATTATTTGCAGCGTCTATGCTTCTTTCAACGATGGTGGAAATAGAGGAGTCGCAGAATGGGGAAGCTCCTAAAAATTTATTGCAAACAGAAAAAATTGTTCAACAAGCTCAGTTAGAAATGCGTGCCTTACTGCTCCACCTCCGTCCAGCAGCACTACACGATAAAACGCTTAAGCAAGGAATGGAAGAACTATTACTAGAGCTCCAACAGAAAGTTTTTTTTACCATTCGATATCGCTTAGAAGAGGTCTCATTACCAAAAGGCGCAGAGGACCATTTATTTCGAATTGCACAGGAAACCTTATCCAATACGTTACGACATGCAAAGGCTACGGAAGTCGATATTTTATTCGTAGAACGTGACAATCTAGCAATTTTTCGAGTGCAAGATAATGGCGTTGGCTTTGAGATGGCGGATGCTAAAACAGGCTCATATGGCTTAGAGAATGTCAAAGAAAGAGCTGTTGAAATTGGTGCTACTTGCAAAGTTGTTTCCGTTCCGTCGCAAGGAACAATTGTCGAAGTGAAGCTTCCAATCGAGAAAAACTTAGAGCTAGTTGGAACAGTGAAGAGAGAGGAGCATAAAGATGATTCGAATATTGTTAGCGGATGACCATGAAATGGTTCGTATTGGTGTGTCTGCTTATTTACAGGCTCAGCCCGATATGGAAGTGGTAGCAGAAGCTACGAACGGTCAAGAAGCTGTTGATATGGCTCTTGCGCATAAACCGGATATTATATTAATGGATATGGTTATGCCTATCTTGAATGGTGCCGAAGCTACACGTGAGATTGTGCGACAATGGCCGGAAGCAAAAGTAATGGTTGTTACGAGCTTTATCGATGATGATAAAGTGTATCCAGCACTTGAAGCAGGAGCCATCAGCTATTTGTTAAAGACTTCCAA encodes:
- the liaF gene encoding cell wall-active antibiotics response protein LiaF; amino-acid sequence: MKENQTNKLAFILICFVFLMFIEATIFGNGSIVLVLLGIGMIYFSLRKRTRFLFWTGFILILISIFSMWSLRLLLMAIMAYILYKLWKNEPIQQVIRPFDTVYKETPNSVIQNKLFSSQTTPFNAYEWQDVHVQGFYGEHVIDVTQTVLPKGTSFISIRQSLGKVTIYVPYEVPVRLHYATIIGEANIFGRGLQRLWNQSVVLKDGYQEDVSYASELVVTVSTWIGDIEVIRK
- a CDS encoding response regulator transcription factor — protein: MIRILLADDHEMVRIGVSAYLQAQPDMEVVAEATNGQEAVDMALAHKPDIILMDMVMPILNGAEATREIVRQWPEAKVMVVTSFIDDDKVYPALEAGAISYLLKTSKASHIAESIRKTLNGDAVLEPEVTNKMMKRMRQGSEQALHKDLTDRELEVLLLMAEGKTNQDIADSLYIALKTAKTHVSNILSKLEVSDRTQAVIYAFEHQLVKSKK
- a CDS encoding sensor histidine kinase — encoded protein: MKILLGQGFSLFIILMALAALLLYALWGWPNDNAWWSLLETTYAEVPLGAWIIIILAFMSFSFSLNTLQKVRDQEKKIESSLRPLLEAETSLPNNKKFAYSKRLHVTTNQLEQLILTQRKTLQRITNEKAEAQDKLIQERIVQERQRLARELHDSVSQQLFAASMLLSTMVEIEESQNGEAPKNLLQTEKIVQQAQLEMRALLLHLRPAALHDKTLKQGMEELLLELQQKVFFTIRYRLEEVSLPKGAEDHLFRIAQETLSNTLRHAKATEVDILFVERDNLAIFRVQDNGVGFEMADAKTGSYGLENVKERAVEIGATCKVVSVPSQGTIVEVKLPIEKNLELVGTVKREEHKDDSNIVSG